A stretch of Armatimonadota bacterium DNA encodes these proteins:
- the pyrB gene encoding aspartate carbamoyltransferase, whose product MTLAGRDVVSGFDLTNGEIEGLFALADEMAQRVRSKLDLARGKLMTTLFYEPSTRTRLSFEAAMLRLGGDVISCADVSSTSVAKGETLADTVRIVESYADLIALRHPLEGSARVAADYAAVPVINAGDGAHEHPTQMLLDLYTIRREKGRLEGVWVALVGDLKHARTAHSLAYGLARFGAKIACVAPPGLELPRDITDRLRERYNAVTYEYRSLDELVADPGLVRSSQAAGGDAQLALTSNAISLFDALYVTRVQRERFATPAEFDAARSSYGITADMLSRARPDTLVMHPLPRVDELHYDIDADPRAAYFRQAAYGLPVRMALVAALLGVAQVKVKRGDAPERRPPQPITRPEVACANPRCITTQERYLAPAFEPVGATGRKLRCAYCERLTVLPEGAGA is encoded by the coding sequence ATGACCCTTGCGGGGCGGGATGTGGTGTCGGGTTTCGATCTCACCAACGGCGAGATCGAAGGCCTGTTTGCGCTTGCCGACGAGATGGCGCAGCGCGTGCGCTCGAAGCTCGACCTCGCGCGCGGCAAGCTGATGACGACGTTGTTCTACGAGCCCAGCACGCGCACGCGCCTGTCGTTCGAGGCGGCGATGCTGCGCCTGGGCGGCGATGTCATTAGCTGCGCCGACGTGTCCTCGACCTCGGTCGCCAAGGGCGAGACCCTGGCCGATACCGTGCGCATCGTCGAGAGCTACGCCGACCTCATCGCCCTGCGCCACCCGCTGGAGGGCTCGGCGCGCGTGGCCGCGGACTACGCGGCGGTGCCGGTCATCAATGCCGGCGACGGCGCCCACGAGCATCCGACGCAGATGCTGCTCGACCTCTACACCATCCGTCGCGAGAAGGGGCGCCTGGAGGGCGTGTGGGTGGCGCTGGTGGGCGACCTCAAGCATGCCCGCACCGCCCATTCGCTCGCCTACGGCCTGGCGCGCTTCGGCGCCAAGATCGCCTGCGTCGCCCCGCCCGGCCTGGAGCTGCCGCGCGACATCACCGACCGCCTGCGCGAGCGCTACAATGCCGTCACCTACGAGTATCGCAGCCTCGATGAGCTGGTGGCGGATCCGGGGCTGGTGCGGTCGAGCCAGGCCGCGGGCGGCGACGCCCAGTTGGCCCTGACCTCGAATGCCATCTCGCTCTTCGACGCGCTCTATGTGACCCGCGTCCAGCGCGAGCGTTTCGCCACCCCCGCGGAGTTCGACGCCGCGCGCAGCTCCTACGGCATCACCGCCGACATGCTGAGCCGCGCGCGCCCCGACACCCTGGTCATGCACCCGCTGCCGCGGGTGGACGAGCTGCACTATGATATTGACGCCGATCCTCGCGCCGCCTATTTCCGCCAGGCGGCCTACGGCCTGCCGGTGCGCATGGCGCTGGTGGCGGCGCTGTTGGGGGTGGCGCAGGTCAAGGTCAAGCGCGGCGACGCGCCTGAGCGCCGCCCGCCCCAACCCATCACCCGGCCCGAGGTCGCCTGCGCCAACCCGCGCTGCATCACCACCCAGGAGCGCTATCTCGCACCCGCGTTCGAGCCAGTCGGCGCCACCGGCCGCAAGCTGCGCTGTGCCTACTGCGAACGCCTCACCGTCCTCCCCGAGGGGGCGGGCGCGTGA
- the pyrR gene encoding bifunctional pyr operon transcriptional regulator/uracil phosphoribosyltransferase PyrR, translating into MSNQPPEIMDADDIRRALTRIAHEIIERNRGAENLVLVGILTRGVPLARRLSELIASIEGIQVPVGALDVTPHRDDRDRAAQAADATELPFPIDDKRVVLVDEVTYTGRTVRAAMDAIMERGRPGAIQLATLIDRGHRELPVRPDYVGKNVPTSHRERVTVRLRDPDGEERVFIEKREASRNR; encoded by the coding sequence ATGAGCAACCAGCCGCCCGAGATCATGGACGCCGATGACATCCGCCGCGCGCTGACCCGCATCGCGCACGAGATCATCGAGCGCAACCGCGGGGCCGAGAACCTGGTGCTGGTGGGCATTCTGACGCGCGGGGTGCCGCTGGCGCGGCGCCTGAGCGAGCTCATCGCCTCCATCGAAGGCATCCAGGTGCCGGTGGGAGCGCTCGATGTCACCCCCCATCGCGATGATCGCGACCGCGCGGCGCAGGCCGCCGACGCCACCGAGCTGCCCTTTCCGATTGACGACAAGCGGGTGGTGCTGGTGGACGAGGTGACCTACACCGGTCGTACCGTGCGCGCCGCCATGGACGCCATCATGGAGCGCGGGCGCCCCGGGGCCATCCAGCTTGCGACCCTGATTGACCGCGGGCACCGCGAGCTGCCGGTGCGCCCCGATTACGTCGGCAAGAACGTTCCCACCTCCCACCGCGAGCGCGTCACCGTGCGCCTGCGCGACCCCGACGGCGAGGAGCGCGTGTTCATCGAGAAGCGGGAGGCGTCGAGGAACCGATGA